The sequence aaaaaatatattgctagacatactggtatggaagaaaactccattatttGCAGTAGCTCTTTGAGACACCTTAATTTCAAGTTAGGCGTTAATGCCAACTCATATGCGATGCTGTTGCGGTCTAAACTATGGCCTGCAAATATCGTTGTGCGCCCGTTTAAATTCAAGccaaaaaacgacgaaaaccaaccgatgtccgacggcaatcggttgggttagatggaggaaataatcacctaagattatatatgcagaatatggctggtgttagaacaaaatcccagctggtgcggctatttagctcccatgaagaatatgatatttttgtcttcattgagacgtggctaaatgaaaactttttcagcgaggaatattttgatcctatgttatacaatgtttttcgcaaagatagaaattcaaaccttactggttgtgcacgaggtggtggagttctcattgcgctacttgaccagctatgtgtatgcattcgaggctcatcagaccctgtttttgtttgtgcttcatataTACCGCCCAATAGTAGCTACGACTTTACACTGCACATGTCGATAATATTACGTCCCTGGCATTGAACAAAGTTGGTGGTGATCATCTCTAcgtgctgggtgattttaatctgggtaatgttaaatggtcacagactctaccaaactcggctttaatagcatgtgaggtcattggctccattgaaatatatttaatagatagttttttaagtattgatattaaacaaattaatcgtttttcaaatagactaggtcgtactttggatttgatatttttatctaataatctaaattttcattttttgaatgtatttctcctattaaaaaatccgatttgcatcatgttccattagttcttgatctggagttttataaatttgccgaagcgagtactaccagctctaatttttcttttaattttaagagatgcgatttttcgaacttgaacaatcttttgcttgaaataaattgggatagtttgttttgcagtcttgataccactaaaaggtttgagatatttaagtctactgttctgcaaatttgtagaaatgtcATTCCCTTGGGTCCCAAAAAGAAGTACAAGGTGCCCTGGCATAATAGAGCCTTGATGAAACtccggaatttgaaaaataaatgtttccgtaaatttaaaagaactcaaaatccaACGTTTTTCAACTAAGATATGCGAAGAGCTTGAGAGAAAAACTGCCAAGCAATGTGAAGAAAGGTACAAAACTATCATGAAACGTAAGAAGGCAGCAGTGGAAAACAATTCTAGCACAGGGGCAAAACGTCAAAAAGTGCTGTTCGAAGAGGAGATAAACAAGATATGCCAATTAGACGATTCGATTGAGTCAGCGATTAAACTGAGTAGCCAAGAAGTCGTAAGAAAAGATCAGAAAGAATTAAAGGAAAAAAAGAGAAAGAGCAATACGTTACAAGAACCGTTGAAGGAAATTGCTGCTAGGAAAGAGGAGGCCAGAGAAGAGAGACATAAGGAGCGAATGGAGAGGGCTGATAAAATGGAAagccttttggaaaaatttatggCAGAAAATATGTGGAATACTGAATTTATATCTTAagataatactatgttcaaacagaaaaataaattgaggaaatttcgatttgaattgagtgctgttcatacaactcgatttagcttacacaatagtaatttgatagctggttggctcatctctacagcaagaacatacctttgttcagactgtcaaaatatgcgtgttggtattaggcgaatgaaatgaaatgaaaacataaatctttgaaatttttgtgtgttgtaagaaaatgtgttcaatgttttggtttcattttgagtttgccatcttcttttgacaatatctactccagtgaaatgaaagacataaaatcagctgatgagatgagccaaccatatagttcagccgtgcgtagctgacgtttaaatatactcaataaacacactttacaatgttgcatttgcagtttgaaacaatttattacgcaattttttttaaattggcaatttattattacaatttattatatgacaaattgcgtaataaattgcccaaatagtataaattgccaatttggtgtgtgtttgaacctagtataagactGAATCgattcaattttattattttaaattcactATTATTTTGAACCATAGATGTTAattaatgattagataatgctaatgattgctaattaaccttcatttgcgaaattctctaattcattaaataattagaattagttcacctaattcccattagataattgaaatttttattccaatggtatatctaattgcaattagttgccattagcaaaaacattggtttacctttacaattagaaatctaattgacttctgctaatgcaattagatattcaattagctcgaattagattCAATTATTTTGACAAAGataaatatttttcaaagaattattgaagtgaacgaataatgatgtaaataaatataaataattgattctaattcgagctaattgaatatctaattgcattagcagaagtcaattatatTTCTAtttgtaaaggtaacccaattttttttgctaatggtaactaattgcaattagatttaccattagaataaaaatttcaattatctaatgggaattagttgaagtatttctaattgtttaacgaattagagaatataaaccaattgcatcaattgataattctaattggaatttaacatgtatgttTTGAACACACATGTATATGTCCTTACAAATGCATAAATACTACAACTTTGTATAAAATGCTGAGAAGGTATAGATCTAAATTTAGATCTTTTCAATTATATTCATTCCTTTATTACATATTTGTAGTCTTGATATATTGTATGTTTCgttaaattgttaaaaagtacCTGCATGAAGCAAGCGGATGTTctcttaatttttaataaatataattacatgcatatgtatatataaagagtcTTTGTAATGACAATGGCAACTGCACACTAATTTGGTGACAACGTCGTTCTGCAGGATAAGataaattttatttgtgattttattCTCAGTCTATATAAAAGATAATTTGGTTTGAGATTTGAATTTGATTTCAAATCAAATACAAGTATCTTTAATTTAGAATGAATATATTGTCTGGCTATAGTTAACGAAATAGTTAAGCtactgcatatgtatgtatgtgtattaatgCGTTTGCCCTGTTGGTTTGTTCAGTGGAAATACTTTAGTAACTACGCCGATGCCTTTGTTTGCGCCTTCACAAAAAGCATCCAAAGCTTTATCATTGGTACCCATCTTTTCAAGCTCATCCCCACTCAGGATTTAGgcgattcaattttgaatttccctacatatcaatacaatttgattactctttctgaataaataatgagttatcacacaattgaacaaaaaaaaataatcaaatataaattcttttgatgatgaaaaactaaaaagcatttttcgatctctttttgaaataatttttgaagtcctttaatgactaaattttaatatttcataaaaaccaacaaaaggaataatcaaatatgcttacctttgatgatcaaaaactaaatatagtttttcaatcacattttggaaacatatttgaatcaaatgtgtttactttaggtgatcaaaaatttataataatttttcattcagctttccgaatcttttatgaatatatttattgactgaataatgaattttataattgttgaaattttactttttattaaaaattttatttttttcacatacacatattttttcaatcatgaagctaagaaaaaatatataaaaattttattatttatgcaaaagatattcttcaagacaaaaataatgtaatgcttgtcgtgaacgaagatttccccaaccatttctcaccttcagcttcccagaaaatacataatgattggtcaatacataggttgtgagctatttgaaccgcaGGTAAGTGAAACTGTCTTGACATACCtagatacggcttcaacatcccgtatcgtatccgtatttcaagatgttgacgatcatagttgatgctggatgttgcagtcgaggtgtatatcggtcaagtttgtttgcgagttagctgtggttcgaaaaGCTCattttcgcatgctttcttccccttatgaaataagattattatgtagatcctattttgaatgctttatgaagaataaatgcattataatggcattcaaaaattattcaaaaatctcaacaaaaacgattgaaatatattcacgaatatgatcagaaaatgactgtgaaaagcattcaaatattactctataacaattaaagcccaattttacaatgatatcaaatatgaacaaaaaccgtttcgaaataggaatcataaatgattattcaagaataatcacatttatgctatatgtaatacttctatattgttacaaaaggctaggtacattcccaaacatcagagtgccgatatattgctgtttaaatgtttttgtttttgtattcaaaaaacgaatgtacctaaattttaattttttcttgtcacacttatgcttctataatcacaaaaattttgtaggctgtcttgttttgatttcgaattcaaaacttatTGCGAGTattttgtattagcaatatagAAATATTCCATATATGCATTTATGGTActtttttctcccgacgatacgttaattttcgaacagaaaatgcttttaaatttgaacgtttttaatcatcttggggtatgatatttaaatatttttgatcaaaattttcaaaaaatgctggctgggtcaATTGCTCGGATTACTGCTGTTTGCTGAATGCTGGCGATATGCATGGTGGTCTGGAAAACTACATAAATTGCTGTAGCATGAAACAGTACTGATACTTCGGCCTAAAACGTTAATATGAATGAAATGGTTATAATTAAGCAAACTATGAGCTGCATCGTAATTTGTATTTTTTACCTGAAACAGCAGTGGGCCATATGGTTCATCATCACAATCGCCTAATAGCCGTGGAAAAGTTTGATTCGGGCCTATTTTAATTTGCATATTGTCATCAACTACAGGACCAACTGCATTTACAAGAAAAAATTCGTCTATGTGAAATTCATTTGACTCTTGTTCCAAACCTTGCCTTTCCAATGAGTGAAAAGATGTTCAAAGCGATGTTTGGATGGACTAATTAGTTTTAGTTTATATTCTATATTTCCCAATTGTGGTTCAGGTGATAAAATTCCTTGatcaaaatcaatagttttattaTTGAGATAATCTAGTTCTCCTTCACTACTGCTACAATTTTCGCACTCACTTTGTCTCTTATTTTTACCGCCGTCTGATTTGCTAGATGATTTTCGAGATTTCTTTTCTTTACGGCGGTTTACGCTGTTATTGTTTGCATTGCCAATATCATGAGTCTCCTCATTGGGATCGAATAGACTTAAGAGCCCACAATCCATCGTCTGTAAAAATTTAAACGTCAGAAGTATAGGACCACAAACacaaattagcaaatttttaGCTCACCTTCATTCAATTGATGTTGACGCGCAGGTCGTGTTGATATCAGTTCCAAAGGTTTTAATTCTAATTCTGTTCCCACGATTTAACTGGTATTGCTGCTGGTACTGGACGCTTACTAGTTTTTCGTGGTTCGATATTTCACTGGCGGTAGCGGGCAAACTGTATATTTGTTGGTGGTTGGTTGTACTCGTCGTTTGTTTAATTATATTCAGGATAGTAATAATTCATTCATTTCATCATAAAAAAAGTGGAGTTTTAATAGGAATTGTTTTTTAAAACAGTGATTTGATTTGAATTCTCTTTATTTTGCCAAGGTCAGTGAGGACTGAGTCGATATTTTCAGGAAGAAAATGATCGTCAACAGTAACAGGGGGAACATAATACTCTTCTGCTtctattttatcttttttgtctATGCAAATATTATGAAGTACGCAGCACGCTAATATAAAGTTTGCAGTAGTCTCAACTTCATGGAAATCTAATCGTATGAGTTGCCTGAAGCGGCACTTTAACAAACCATACgcgttttcttcttctaaatgtgggtggtgccacgcctatatctccaaatttttttggaatttgtgTTTTGCGTCAAATTTAATTAGCTTAGCTGTATTCTTTTTTGAtgtatctaattttttccatttttctaaatttccgatatcgaaaaagtaggcgtggttatcgtccgatttcgctcatttcaataccaatctattctgagttcAGATAAACTAGTATACCGAATtaggtgaagatatttcaataccTGCCCAATTTATTTtgttcacggacggacggacatcacttaatcaaatttttttttttttgtcgatattgatgattttgatatatgaaagtctatatctatctcgattcctttataactgtacaaccaaccgttatacaatcaaagttataatatacCCTGTGTATAAGTGCAGCtaggtataaaaataatttggcAGATGCCGGCTTGTAGCTGCTGTTGTGAATGTAATCAGGCATATTGCGTTATTTATTATGATGTAATTAAGGAGTATGTGTATAAAAAATCCAAACagtaatttgttttatttgtggcGCGTATATGTTCAAGAATTTCGTTTGAATCCGTCAGACCTAGTGAAACGGGGTTATATGGACTTAGTCCGTTCTCCATTTGAATTTTATAACACATCATGGATTTCAAGTTTCATATGTAAAAGTTATGTTGTTGTCAAGTACCACACTCCTGTGATAGGGCGTGAACTATCGCACCatcacagcgactgttatatCTGTGTGGTAAATATAACAGGAATAAAACGCATAAATCACTATAATGTATTTATGCCAACCTACTAACTGCAGTTAGACCAGTCTTTAGTGCTAGATATTCATCGGAACTAGAACCCAGTACATCCCGACATCATTCAGATGATTTAATTCAGCAGAATGCATCAAGCAGCACTGATCAAGACTGTAGCAATGATTCTGATTTTATCGACTCTGGTGAGCCTAAACTACACTGAACCAAAAAAGGTTGTCCTCAAAAACCCGGGAAGAATAACGTCATCAATACACCACCAGACACGGTATAATATTACCACCTCTTCATATCAAATTGGGACTTATGAAACAATATGTAAAGGCCTTAGACAAAAGTGGTGAATGTTTACAAATACATTTCTAAATCATTTCCAAAAATCTGTTCTGAAAAGGTGAAAGATGGGTTTTTCAAtgagtaaaaaaaattacataatttgtGATCCAGAGTTCACCAGCCTTTGTTTGGGTTGTAAAAACTTTTTTAAGAAAACAGGGAGTCCTGAGTATATAGACCAGCTGATGCTACACCTTCAACAACTGTGTGTAAACATGAGTATCAAGATGAGCTTTCTCTATAGCTACCTGTACCGTGTTCCTGAAAATTTAGGCGATTTTAGTGAAGAGCAGGGCGAGCGTTTTCACCAGGACCCCTGCACTATGGAAGAGCGATATCAAGGACACTGGAACGCACATATGTTAATTGATTACTGCTGAAGCAATCAGTAGTGCTCCAGCAAAGAAAATTTCTTAACTCACTGTAATTGATAATAAAAGAcgtttatttattgaaaaaaaatatatatatatatatatattttaagagtcatgaacttaacaccgggttataataatttaatattcaattattacttTTGTTCAAGAGAAACTGAAGAGAAttaaacatttactggcatatttcgttggtaccatttcgaaaaccgccacgtaatcatcaccaggtaatttcgtaatgttttcaaaggtttcaccgagattcgaaccacaaatcacacggtgaaactgcagttgttcgataacataaattTTTATTGCTTATCTCACCTTAAGCGGCCAAAGTTGCAAGGTTAAACTCTTCTCAACTTTAACTGGGGTTTATACTCGCACTTAAAAACCGGAACTTGGtctaacaaaatacaatttttttcgtACACACGAGTTTTATACTAAAAATTTCTGCTCTTGCTTTTTTACACAATTTGTTCCTTGAGGAGTTTGAAAGAATACTGAAACTATATTTTAATAAACTCTTTTCAATCACGAACTTAAAGCCTTAACTATCTAATCTTATACTATAAACTTATTTTTAAAGCTGATTAAATATAAATATCGCACACCTAAACAGTGATCAACTTAAAAATCGCATCGTTCAGGAAACTTGAACAAATGACAGCctctctaatatacatatatgtatgtacatctggacttaataattttttagttatagaacttaaaaaagtgtttcCTCAGTATGGCGTAAATCTTAAAAAACTccaccatttccagttgtaattGGGAAAGCGTCACTTGGTAATAAGATTTGTCAATTGTAAAAAAGATTAGtcaatagaaaattagaaagcttcaaatttaaatGAGAACAGTCAATTGCAAATGCGAATgcgtcacttcgatatgagaagAATCATTGTAAATCAGAGAGCAAgaaatgaaaatgcgaaaacgTCATAAAGGATTGAATAAAGTAAACTCTTAAGGCGAAAGCAACAATTTTTAATGCTAAGCGTCACATGGAAATGAAAAATCTTTTGATGTGAATACGAAAATATCAAGTGTAAATAAGAAAGCGGTAATGAAATATGTGAAGGCGTCCTTTGGAATTGACAAAGGCTTAAACATTCATTTAATTGTCTTGACAGAAGGATTCGAATAGAGAATTTTGGGAAGCAGAAACCATTTAATCGACTTACTTTTGGTGTGTGACAACGCTACAAAGACTTATATTGAAATGGTCAAGTGGGAGCCCTGCGTTTAGGTCCATGCTCTCCAAAAAACTTATGTGAAGGTATATATTACTATTTACAAATGAGGCTTTTTAACTTTCAATTAACGCTTTCTTATTTACAACTGACTGTTCTCAATTTCGGATGGCGCATTTTCGTTTgggttaggttatgttgaactggccggttcatgatgACCAcgtatagactgaatgagtccgtggtgttgccagaagtttgtttaatgaacaaactgaaaaacccacTAAAAAACCACGACCTATGTTATAGAATCATTATAATTCCGTCCTCTTAGAAAATACTAGAAGCGTTTTCATTTACAACTGACAATTTTTAATTACAATTGACTATTATCATATCGAAGTTAGGCTTTCGCTTTTATAATCGACTGTTCTCATTTACAACAGACTATTCTCAATTAAAATAGTCTCTTTCGTATTCTCATTTGCCACTCACTCATTTACAATTCTCTATCCTTATATTTAATGGACGCCTTCGCAAATACAGTTCTTATTTTCACCTGACTGTTCTCAATTACAATTGATGCTTTCGTATTTACATCTCATATCGAAGTAGCGTCTCATCAATTACAACTGGAACtggtgtacatatataaataacacataaactacaaatatcgTAGAATTAACTAAGCAGCGTCTTCAGCATTAGGTACTCAAGTCATAAATTTGTTGATTGGGCACTTTGTTGCCTCATCATCATACGACCGGTATTGGGATAGAAGCTACGATTCGGCCAATTAAAAGCTTTAGGTAAAACTTTTACTACATAATCAGGCAGTAGACAAGCAATAACGGTAATTATATTGAAAAGCCACAAAGGAAGCGAAGATAGTAGTCTGTTGTAGGCCCAATAGATGTCCGTATCGTAGTGACTGTAAAAGGATAATTTAAAAAGATTTGAGTTTAGTAAAACATGATAGTTTACGAAAAATAAATACACGTAAGCTGCAAAGAGgtgatatattaaaaattaaaaagtgcaTCTAGTGTGTTTCGTGTTTGAGATCTTGCGGTTATCTTACTTTTCCATGGATTATATCGTTATATACCAGCAGATTCCTATTCAGACCATCGAGtttcaagataaattgtattttGAGGTATTTATATGCTCCATGGTTGCTCCTCACCCTCCTGTACCCGACAGGTATCGAAACAAACATAGGTCCAGAAGAAAATTCATACTGCGTTCACCGGGTGATGCCTTCGTAAAGCGTCTTCTGACCTTACCCTAACCGTAAATAAAGCTAATTTATGGCCCTTGGTTTATCGTGCCCGAGTCACCTTAACTATGTACAGATGTTTCAGAAAACGGCAACTTCAAAGCATGGCATTTtcctttctctcttttctccttGCGGAGCTTTTATCTATCTCCCTAACGATAAATCTCACTTCAAAGACAACACATATACCAATTAAAAGTACAAGAATACGTGACAATTAAGAACATTACGATGTCTGAAGCTCAAACCTGCCGATTTAACAGTAGCAGACTCGGCACTCATCATGGTGAACGACTATCCTAAGTCTGACATCAGTTCAATTGCTCATAGATGCTTCCATTGAGAGGCAGTCCTTCTTCCAGAGCTCAACTCATCTATGTCTACTTCAACAAGTCAAACTGAGATCTATGTCACTGCTTCCCTTACCCCAATAAGCATTTGAGCTAATTTCCCAAAGCTTCGCAAGGTCGGTTGCTTTATTTAGGCTAAAACGAATATCATTACTGATATATATGATAATGAATTTGGCTGATTGTTCCAGCGAGACAAGCTTGATCAGGTGATCAGATGCTAGGATTTGAATCGTCTGCCAATTAATACAGCTGTTAAGTATTGCACTGATGATGGAAATGTCTGGGGGGCGTGGTCGTGTGTGTTGTCATGGCCCTGCCACAGGATGCCCCTGAGAAAAAGCCGGAGAGCCTTGCTTTGTAGAGTGAGTGGCACAGTGGCACCTTTCAAGAAGGCGCTTCAGAGAGTGCTGTTGCTGACATCCGAACGGCGGATGACGCACACGTTTAACTTCTGTACTGGCAAACGGTGCAGATGTTGGGAGGAACTTGGAGCTTATTTCATTGACCTACAAGTCCACGTGCTGGTAAGAGAAGGGGGAGAAGAGGACTGGAGACGGTGCTCCGCATTACTCCCATATAAGCTGCTTAGATATAAACGATAAGGGGTGACCGTATGAGCTAGAAAGAGCGACAACTCGTTTTGACTTGCTGAGCAGCATTATTGCTGGAAAGTAGTTAAGGTGCTCTTAGTCGTGGCGTGGTAAgtactagttgttgttgttgttgtagcaatacggttgctccccgaaggtttagggagtgatcgatgtgatggtcctttgccgtttacagatccggtacgcacagcatcattaaggtgctggcccgaccatctcgggaacgatttatatggccacattaaaccttcaggccaatccggtattttagtcgcctcttacgacaggcatacctaccgcgggtatattctaaccccctgacccgctgggttggTAAGTACTAGTGGTACGCCCTAGTACGGGAGCAGCAAGGTACcacaaaatttgtatggaaatgatgGGATCGACCCAGAACGCTCCGTTCGATGCAACTATGCTTTGCGCGTGACGCCCTGACAATAGTGTGACCGTCCTTTGTATATTATTTTCCGGTAAAATACACCAAACCACTTTCCTGAAGCAGGGTTAGGTTCAAGAGCTTCCCTGAGAGTAATCCGGCGGATTGAGTCTGCTGCGATTTTgctgccacttttttttttttctcaagtggccataaagtcaattttgttttttttttatttggcaccTTTACGTATTAGAATGTGGAGTTATAGTTACATTTTATTGTTTTCGCTATTCTCAATCAGTCGAATGAAAAAAGAATTTTTGTTTATCTCAAATTTTCAGATACGGCGCAACTCTTCCTTTATATATTTTGGTCCCCATCTGTCCTCTCTGCCATAAGAAAAACTTGTTCAACTAAAAGTATAGAGATTTTTGCAAAATCGGACTGAAAGCTGGAACGGTGAGCATTcctttaaaataagaaaaacatatTCAGCTAATAGTCTAACCAATCCTGCggaaatttttttgcttttgtgcTGATCTTTTTCCGTATCTTGACCTTATGACATTGATTGAACGGATATTTCCTTAGTGGCCATAAATTCAAATTAATTACTTTGAaacggtaataaggccaattgaccttatgc is a genomic window of Eurosta solidaginis isolate ZX-2024a chromosome 4, ASM4086904v1, whole genome shotgun sequence containing:
- the LOC137251084 gene encoding uncharacterized protein isoform X2, with the protein product MKTMDCGLLSLFDPNEETHDIGNANNNSVNRRKEKKSRKSSSKSDGGKNKRQRILSPEPQLGNIEYKLKLISPSKHRFEHLFTHWKVGPVVDDNMQIKIGPNQTFPRLLGDCDDEPYGPLLFQAEVSVLFHATAIYVVFQTTMHIASIQQTAVIRAIDPASIF
- the LOC137251084 gene encoding uncharacterized protein isoform X1; the encoded protein is MKTMDCGLLSLFDPNEETHDIGNANNNSVNRRKEKKSRKSSSKSDGGKNKRQSECENCSSSEGELDYLNNKTIDFDQGILSPEPQLGNIEYKLKLISPSKHRFEHLFTHWKVGPVVDDNMQIKIGPNQTFPRLLGDCDDEPYGPLLFQAEVSVLFHATAIYVVFQTTMHIASIQQTAVIRAIDPASIF